In Bacteroidota bacterium, a genomic segment contains:
- a CDS encoding glycoside hydrolase family 2 TIM barrel-domain containing protein, with product MKKHLITIVLILFCLGGIAISQTVPRPEYPRPQFERNSWMNLNGTWSYIFDFGNSGHDRKYQESKGFDGKIIVPFCPESKLSGVGYKDFINDMWYHRMIDIPGGWSGKKIILHFGAVDYKSEVYIDGKFVGRHFGGTSSFEYDITPFVTAGQSHNLVLYVNDDLRSGKQTGGKQCFNYFSGGCSYTRTTGIWQTVWMEALSPNGLKSCQVIPDLDQKQVVVYPSFYKENNSYTLKVTLKDNGKIVSEKSVRATNSSVCVLPVPHVKTWSPENPFLYDLSYVVTDKNNKIVDEVNSYVGMRKVHIEGNRIFLNNKPYYLRLVLDQGFYPEGIWTAPTDGDLKKDIEMSMEAGFNGARLHQKVFEERFHYWADKLGYLTWGESSSWGSDCNDVEAARNFIGEWSEIIARDRNYPSIIAWTPFNESWNNDNFQYPRFVQDIYRITKGLDPTRPVNDASGGTHVMTDIWTVHNYEQNPTKLTEILTPGADGRMFSNDNYRCAPYSGQPYLLDEFGGIRWIPTEKDKNSEKSWGYGNAPRTVEEYYTRLGGLVDAILSRPNVWGYCFTQLTDVEQEQNGIYLYNRSPKFDMSRIKAIFSKNPAFQ from the coding sequence ATGAAGAAACATTTAATAACAATTGTCTTGATTCTGTTCTGCCTTGGAGGCATTGCGATATCCCAGACTGTTCCGCGTCCTGAGTATCCACGCCCTCAATTTGAAAGAAACAGCTGGATGAATTTGAACGGGACATGGAGCTATATTTTTGATTTCGGCAATTCTGGCCATGACCGCAAGTATCAGGAGAGTAAAGGGTTTGATGGTAAAATCATTGTTCCTTTCTGCCCCGAGAGTAAATTATCCGGTGTGGGATACAAGGATTTTATAAATGATATGTGGTATCACCGCATGATAGATATTCCTGGCGGCTGGTCCGGAAAGAAGATAATACTTCATTTCGGTGCAGTGGATTATAAGTCTGAAGTATATATTGATGGTAAATTTGTAGGCCGTCATTTCGGAGGAACTTCTTCATTTGAGTATGATATCACTCCATTTGTTACAGCAGGCCAATCACATAATCTTGTTTTGTATGTAAATGATGACTTAAGGTCTGGAAAGCAAACAGGAGGAAAGCAATGTTTTAATTATTTTTCCGGAGGCTGTTCCTATACCCGTACCACAGGAATTTGGCAAACTGTTTGGATGGAAGCTCTTTCACCAAACGGATTAAAATCGTGCCAGGTAATACCTGACCTTGACCAGAAACAGGTAGTCGTATATCCTTCATTTTACAAGGAAAACAATTCATATACCCTAAAGGTGACATTAAAGGATAATGGAAAAATTGTTTCGGAAAAATCGGTAAGGGCAACCAACAGTTCAGTATGCGTCCTGCCGGTTCCCCATGTGAAAACATGGTCACCTGAAAATCCTTTTTTGTATGACCTTAGTTATGTCGTTACCGATAAGAATAACAAAATTGTTGATGAGGTGAATTCTTATGTGGGTATGCGCAAAGTTCATATTGAGGGTAACCGTATCTTTCTGAATAACAAACCCTATTATTTACGTCTGGTACTGGATCAGGGCTTTTATCCTGAGGGAATCTGGACGGCCCCTACAGACGGGGATTTGAAAAAAGATATTGAAATGTCCATGGAAGCCGGCTTCAATGGCGCTCGCTTACATCAAAAAGTATTTGAGGAAAGGTTCCATTATTGGGCAGATAAACTGGGCTATCTGACCTGGGGCGAATCTTCAAGCTGGGGGTCGGATTGCAATGATGTAGAAGCTGCCAGAAATTTTATTGGTGAATGGTCGGAAATTATTGCCCGCGACCGCAATTATCCTTCGATTATCGCATGGACTCCGTTTAACGAGAGTTGGAACAATGATAATTTCCAGTATCCCCGTTTTGTTCAGGATATATATAGGATTACCAAAGGCTTGGATCCTACCCGGCCTGTAAATGATGCCAGCGGTGGAACACACGTGATGACCGATATATGGACTGTCCATAACTATGAACAGAATCCAACAAAATTGACTGAGATCCTTACGCCAGGGGCTGATGGCCGTATGTTCTCGAACGACAATTACAGGTGTGCCCCTTATTCCGGACAGCCTTATTTGTTGGATGAATTTGGCGGTATCCGCTGGATCCCCACCGAGAAAGATAAAAATAGTGAAAAATCCTGGGGATATGGAAATGCTCCCAGAACAGTGGAAGAGTATTATACCCGGTTGGGAGGCTTGGTGGATGCTATCTTAAGCCGTCCAAATGTTTGGGGCTATTGTTTTACGCAACTTACGGATGTGGAACAGGAACAGAATGGCATATACCTGTACAACCGTTCCCCAAAATTCGATATGAGCCGTATTAAAGCGATTTTTAGTAAAAATCCGGCTTTTCAATAA
- a CDS encoding DUF5127 domain-containing protein → MKKKIIVISSILFFLAGFTWAQQLRPPSVPLVAHDPYFSIWSPADRLYDHETVHWTGRNQPMHSILRVDGKSYRIMGSQPSSLEPLNQVGVNVYPTRTVYHFQNNIVSLELTFTTPALVSNPDILSRPVTYLSWNVKALDGKEHDVQVFFDCGADVAVNDPDQTVQWSSPTIQGLNVLKLGTVDQPILKKKGDNLR, encoded by the coding sequence ATGAAAAAAAAGATAATTGTTATTTCAAGCATTTTGTTTTTTTTGGCCGGATTTACGTGGGCTCAACAATTAAGGCCACCATCCGTTCCTTTGGTCGCGCATGACCCCTATTTTAGTATTTGGTCTCCTGCCGACAGGCTTTATGACCATGAAACTGTGCATTGGACAGGCCGCAATCAGCCGATGCACAGCATATTGCGTGTTGATGGCAAGTCATACCGTATCATGGGTAGCCAACCCTCCTCCCTGGAACCTCTTAATCAGGTGGGGGTTAATGTTTATCCAACCCGCACAGTATATCATTTCCAGAATAATATCGTTTCCCTGGAATTGACTTTTACCACTCCTGCATTGGTTTCTAATCCGGATATTTTGTCCCGTCCTGTTACTTATCTGAGCTGGAATGTAAAAGCCCTGGATGGTAAAGAGCATGATGTTCAAGTATTTTTCGACTGTGGTGCCGATGTTGCCGTAAATGATCCTGACCAGACGGTTCAATGGAGCTCCCCTACAATTCAGGGATTGAATGTGTTGAAGTTGGGAACTGTTGATCAGCCCATATTGAAAAAGAAAGGGGATAATCTGCG
- a CDS encoding DUF3823 domain-containing protein: MKTFNYILLFILCIMAVSCEYDNYDAPNAQLTGNLVYKGEPLNVSAGEIAFQLYEPGWQLTATINNDRGVKVAQDGSFSALIFNGTYKLIMPKNQGPFMNVTNTATNSDTIMVKVNGNTKMNIEVVPYYLVRNAKFSVSGKTVTANFKAEQIITDANAKSIERVSLYVNRTQFVDNRGSYNIKAADMSGGSIADPNNITLSLDVPDIVPAQNYVFARVGIKIAGVEKMIFSPVQKITLAK; encoded by the coding sequence ATGAAAACATTTAATTATATATTGCTTTTCATTCTGTGTATTATGGCTGTTTCCTGTGAATATGACAACTATGATGCGCCTAATGCACAGTTAACAGGTAACCTTGTATATAAGGGAGAACCTTTAAATGTTAGTGCAGGTGAAATAGCTTTTCAGTTGTATGAGCCTGGCTGGCAACTGACTGCAACTATTAATAATGATAGGGGAGTCAAGGTAGCCCAGGATGGTTCTTTTTCGGCTTTGATTTTTAATGGAACTTACAAACTGATTATGCCTAAAAATCAGGGGCCGTTTATGAATGTCACCAACACTGCTACAAATTCTGATACCATTATGGTAAAAGTAAACGGGAATACAAAGATGAATATTGAAGTTGTACCTTATTACCTGGTCCGTAATGCGAAATTTTCTGTAAGTGGCAAAACAGTAACTGCTAATTTTAAGGCTGAGCAAATTATTACCGATGCCAATGCAAAATCTATAGAAAGGGTTTCCTTATATGTAAACAGGACCCAATTCGTTGACAACCGGGGAAGTTACAATATCAAGGCTGCCGATATGAGTGGTGGTTCTATTGCCGATCCAAACAATATTACTTTAAGTTTGGATGTGCCGGATATCGTTCCTGCTCAAAATTATGTATTTGCACGTGTCGGAATTAAAATTGCCGGAGTTGAAAAGATGATTTTCTCTCCAGTTCAGAAAATTACTCTTGCTAAATAG